CGAAACCGTCTGGGCCGGCCTGGTCACGCCGTACAAGCGCCGCGTCAAGGCCGTGCGCTACGACGACGTGGCGCGCGCGCCGATCCACCTGGCCAGGGGCGCCGAGATGGGCCGCTTCAAGCTGGGTTCGACCGCCATCGTGCTGTTCGGCCCGGGCAAGGTGCGCTGGGCCGACACGCCGTCTGTGCGCGGCCCCGTGCGCATGGGCGAATTGCTGGCGCTGCCGCGGGACTAGCGCGCCGGCGGCGGATTCTTTTCGACGAAGCGCCGCAGGTCCGCGGCCGTCTCGTTCCCGGGCAGCGGCAATCCCTGCAGGAAGCCCTCGGCGCCCGGGCGCGCCGCGGACGGCTGCAGGTACACTTCGCCGCCGGGCAGGAACACCGCCCAGATGTAGCCGTCGTGGAACGGCTCGAACGGCAGGATCGGCGCATCGCGGCTCATCATCTGCTTCTCGCCGCGCTTGAACATGGCGTCCGTGCGCCATTCGACCCGCATCGTCATGCCGGGCTTCCATTGCGTCGAGATGGAAACGCAGCAGGTACCCGACGTATAGGCGTGCCCCCGAACGCCGGCGGCCCAACCCTGATCGATGTAGACGGGCGCCACGCCTTCATCCAGATAATTGATGATGCCAAGCCGCACACCCAGCGTATCGGGAATCGGCTCGCCCTGAGCCCTTGCGGGAGTCATCGCCAGCGCCAGGAGCAGCAGGACAAGCCCTGACAGCAGGTAGCCGCCTGATCGAAGCCAGGCCGGAAACATCGACCCGCGACGCCAGGGATTGGTTGATGTCAACATGGCTAGAACCTGGGCAAGGCGTTGAAATTCATCGGCATGTTCTGCAAGGCGCGTTGCGTGTCCTCTCGCTCCTTCTGCGCTTCCCGCAGTGCCCGCACCTGGGGATTGGTGTAGACCGAACGCCAGCGCAGGTACCCCCACTGCCAATAGAACTCCCGCCCGCCCGGTTGCAGCGTCAGGTCATTCGAATTGGCGCGGTAGCGCGCCAATTCGGCCTGCTCCGCTTTGTTGGGCCGCGCGATCAGGGCCAGGTCGGGCCGGCCGATGGCGACGTATTCTTCCGCCTCCTTCTCGCGTTTCTCCAACTGTTTGATACGGTCCTGCTGTTGCACGATCCAGACGTCGTCGTCCTTGCCCAACGGCTTGAACCAGGCGCGGGAATCATGCACGAAGTTATCCAGCAAATCGATCACCGCGGCGGCGGGCCTGCCAGGCAGGTTCCAGACCGTGCGAAGCTGATCGAGCCACATTTTTTCCTTGTTGCCCCGCAGCAGCAGCATGACGCTGTCGTAAAGGCGGGCGCCTTCGCTGCCCGGGCCGGGCATCATCGTCGGCGTCCTGGAGCGCTCCAGGGCGTTGTCCGTGGTCAGCTTGCGCACTTCCAGCAGCAGCTCCTCATTGGCCTGTATCAGGTCTTCGTAGTCCTGCGGGTAGTTTGCCCGGGCGCGCACCGCGCTGGGCGTGGCGCCGATCCACTCGGGTCCGCGTTCGGCCCGCAGGCGCCGCCAGCGCAGGTACTGCACATAGTGGTTGTACAGGATGCGCGTGGACGATGTCTGCTTCTGTGAAATATCGCGGGTGGCCTCCACGTAGGCATTGAATGCCGCGCGCAGTTCGGCGGACACCTCGAATTGGCTCTGGAATTCGGCGGGGGCAAGGTGCAGCCGCACCGGCACGCCCGCCTGCACCGCCTCTCGGTACATATCGCACAACGGAATCTGGGACAGCTTGTCGCTGTCCTTGGCGCCGCGCCCCTGTTCGCCCGGCTTGTAGCCACCGCCGACGTCCGAATGCACCCCCGGATAGACGATTTCCTCGTAGTTCGGCCCGTCGATCAGATCCAGCGGAAAAGACCCGCGCACCTCGTGCGCGCCGACCATGTGGACGCAGCGCGACACCAGGTTGGGGATTTCCATGTCCTTCTTGCGCGCCCAGGCGCCGTGCCCGTCCCACACCTGTTCGCTCACGCTCTGGGCGATGCCGGCGGACGCGACCGTGTCGAAAATTCCCATGAAATCAATATCGACCTTGATGCCCGCCAGGCGCAGCACGCCATCGCCGCGGGGGGAATAGAACGAGATGCCTCCCGGTGGATCGCAGGCATCCTTGAGCCAGTTGGCGAACACCCGCGCCTCGGCCGCGCCCCGCGAAAAACCGAAGATGGACACACGGATGCGCTCGATCTTCGGATTGGTGTCCAGGTAGCCGCCCAGCAGCGTGCGCAGATCCCGATTGCGCCTGGACAGCACCGTGTAGCGGGCCATGTCTTTCGGCTCGGTGTTGTTGACCTCGCGCACACGCAAAAGGGTATCCACGAACCCTTGCGTGCGCCGGGCCAGGACATCGGCCGCATCGCCCGGTTTCATGCCGGTGTACGCGGCCAGCGGGACCTTGGCCGCCTTCGCCAGGTCTTCGACCTGCAGGCGCGACAAGGCGATATCCGCGCTCATTTCCCGCACCAGCGTCGTCGCGCGCTGGCCCATGGCATCGGTCAAGGTTCTATTGGGCACGAAATGGCTGTAGAGGTTGTTCTGGAACTCCAGCAAGGCCCAGTTGATGCGGGCCTCCCCTCCCCAGCCGGCGGCGGCGCCGGCCTGCGCGTGAGCGCCCGTGCCGGGGTCGCCCACCTTCTCGACGCAAGGCGTGCCCACGCCTTCCACATAGGTGCGGAAGCGGTGCTGCCGCGCGCTGTAGCTGGGATCGATCGTGTCGTCGAACACGGAGTACAGGCGCGCCACATTGGTCTGCGTGTGATTTCCCGCCTTCTCCGACATGTACATGTTGTTGCGCGTGCCATCGAAGAAGAAGCCGAAGAACAGCTCGATCGCGCAATCCGTGCCGGCCTTTTCGCCCATGCGCTGGCAGGCCTTGCGCTGCTCGCGGAAATCCAGGTCCGAGGGGATCTCGCGGCAAGGGCCGGCGAAGCGGAATTTGAAAGTCATGAGGACAGTTCCGAACTGGAAACGGCAAGGGACGGCGCGGCGCTGGCGGGCGCCAGCATGCCGTGGCGGCGCAGCAGCGCCAGACCATGCCGGTACGCCAGCGCTTCGTTGTCCAGGCCTCGGCGCGCCAGTCGTCGCACGCCCTCCAGGATGCATTGGTACGCCGTCGAGGGCGGGCAGGTCAACGCGCCGAACAACGGCGCGCGCAGTTGCACGAAGCGCAGGATGGCGTCGGGCAGCGCCAGCAGGTGCAGATGGCGCTGCTGGTCGGCGGCGATCACATAGGGTTCGGCCGGCGCGTCCGGATCGAAGCGCGGATCCCCCTGCGCCACCCGCAGCGCGCCGCGGCGGTCCACGTACGACCAGCGCGAGATGCCCGCCAGCAGCCGCTGGCGCTGCGCGGGCGCGAACACCTCCAGCAGCGCCGCGAAGGACCGCGTATCGGCCAGGCGCAGCAGGTAGGCCTTGCCCTCGGTGTTGACCGCCTCGATCTGGCGGCACAGATGATCGGCCAGCTGCTCGAGCGGCGCCGACGTGGTCAGCAGGCTCATCATCGGCTTGCCGCGCGTGAGCCGCATGAGCTTGTCGCACACGGGCGCGCGCAACGCCGGCACCCACGACAGCCGCAACAGGTACGGCGCCACCTGGTCCAGGCCCTCGCCCTGGTAGCGGCCGGCGTAAAGCGAGCAGTAGTCCTCGGCGTCCAGCCAGCGCGCCAGCCGCTCGGGCAGGCGCGGCGAGAAAGCGGCGTCGAGCAGCACGTAGCGCTCCGGCATGTCCGGATGGTTCCAGGCAGGGGCGTGCAAGGCCTGCGCCACGTCCGGCGTGGCCGGATCGATCCAGGTGTCGCGGTCCTCAAGCATTCTTCACCGTCATTGCGGAACCGCCCGCGGCCGCTTCCACCGCGCAGCTGACGCACACGCTCTGCGGGAACTGCGGGAACGGATACGGCAATTGGTCCGGCCCGGCGAACTGCTTGTTGCCGGTCTTGACATCGATGCGCCCCGGCGCGGTCACGGTGATGTTGCCGCCCTCGAGCACGATGCTCGCGCCGGCCGCCGTGGCGATGCGGATGCGCTTGGGCGCGGCGTATTCCACCGCCGTATTGGCGCTGCCGATCGTGATGTCCTGCTGCGCCTGCACCCGCAGGATGTCGTGCTGCGCCTGAATGTCGACGTTGCCCTTGGCCGAGATCAGGTCCAGTCCAGACCCCGCCCCGCCCTGCTGCAGCCCCGCCACGATCCCCAGCCCCTGGCCCGTGTGCAGGCGCAGCGCGCCCATCACCGCCAGGTTCTGGTCCTTGCC
The window above is part of the Achromobacter deleyi genome. Proteins encoded here:
- a CDS encoding T6SS phospholipase effector Tle1-like catalytic domain-containing protein; amino-acid sequence: MTFKFRFAGPCREIPSDLDFREQRKACQRMGEKAGTDCAIELFFGFFFDGTRNNMYMSEKAGNHTQTNVARLYSVFDDTIDPSYSARQHRFRTYVEGVGTPCVEKVGDPGTGAHAQAGAAAGWGGEARINWALLEFQNNLYSHFVPNRTLTDAMGQRATTLVREMSADIALSRLQVEDLAKAAKVPLAAYTGMKPGDAADVLARRTQGFVDTLLRVREVNNTEPKDMARYTVLSRRNRDLRTLLGGYLDTNPKIERIRVSIFGFSRGAAEARVFANWLKDACDPPGGISFYSPRGDGVLRLAGIKVDIDFMGIFDTVASAGIAQSVSEQVWDGHGAWARKKDMEIPNLVSRCVHMVGAHEVRGSFPLDLIDGPNYEEIVYPGVHSDVGGGYKPGEQGRGAKDSDKLSQIPLCDMYREAVQAGVPVRLHLAPAEFQSQFEVSAELRAAFNAYVEATRDISQKQTSSTRILYNHYVQYLRWRRLRAERGPEWIGATPSAVRARANYPQDYEDLIQANEELLLEVRKLTTDNALERSRTPTMMPGPGSEGARLYDSVMLLLRGNKEKMWLDQLRTVWNLPGRPAAAVIDLLDNFVHDSRAWFKPLGKDDDVWIVQQQDRIKQLEKREKEAEEYVAIGRPDLALIARPNKAEQAELARYRANSNDLTLQPGGREFYWQWGYLRWRSVYTNPQVRALREAQKEREDTQRALQNMPMNFNALPRF
- a CDS encoding DUF3304 domain-containing protein, which encodes MLTSTNPWRRGSMFPAWLRSGGYLLSGLVLLLLALAMTPARAQGEPIPDTLGVRLGIINYLDEGVAPVYIDQGWAAGVRGHAYTSGTCCVSISTQWKPGMTMRVEWRTDAMFKRGEKQMMSRDAPILPFEPFHDGYIWAVFLPGGEVYLQPSAARPGAEGFLQGLPLPGNETAADLRRFVEKNPPPAR
- a CDS encoding DUF4123 domain-containing protein codes for the protein MLEDRDTWIDPATPDVAQALHAPAWNHPDMPERYVLLDAAFSPRLPERLARWLDAEDYCSLYAGRYQGEGLDQVAPYLLRLSWVPALRAPVCDKLMRLTRGKPMMSLLTTSAPLEQLADHLCRQIEAVNTEGKAYLLRLADTRSFAALLEVFAPAQRQRLLAGISRWSYVDRRGALRVAQGDPRFDPDAPAEPYVIAADQQRHLHLLALPDAILRFVQLRAPLFGALTCPPSTAYQCILEGVRRLARRGLDNEALAYRHGLALLRRHGMLAPASAAPSLAVSSSELSS